One window from the genome of Paramisgurnus dabryanus chromosome 22, PD_genome_1.1, whole genome shotgun sequence encodes:
- the LOC135785523 gene encoding uncharacterized protein, with product MWRNMAEGAHQSLYPPSKRVKSEVWKYFGYRKNEQGSLVEDNFPICKKCSRKVAVKHGNTSNMFSHLRNHHPIQFREITMSLTNKEQTRLKARVSTNPFARAMHFAKRRESGNVEVNSQCQQESVINSASIQTDCSSVTHDSPVSSPSWVKQEPRNETNECENMNSEVHTEAEQDNTLSNAISTTTLFECMPSIEMLTITKLQCLLDNKQEKIEALEKQVQDLQEDRMFLRTQIGNLTNVLSSRFCECTMKVQEK from the exons ATGTGGAGAAACATGGCAGAGGGAGCGCATCAGAGCCTTTACCCTCCTTCTAAAAGGGTAAAGTCCGAAGTGTGGAAATATTTTGGATATCGAAAAAATGAACAGGGATCGTTAGTCGAAGATAATTTCCCTATTTGTAAAAAGTGTAGCAGGAAAGTAGCCGTGAAGCATGGAAACACCTCCAACATGTTTTCCCATCTGCGCAACCATCACCCGATACAATTCAGAGAGATAACG ATGTCACTAACAAATAAGGAACAAACTCGACTCAAAGCAAGAGTAAGCACTAATCCTTTTGCAAGGGCCATGCATTTTGCAAAAAGAAGAGAGAG TGGCAATGTTGAGGTGAACTCTCAATGTCAGCAGGAATCTGTTATAAACTCAGCCAGCATTCAGACAGACTGCAGCTCTGTGACACATGACAGTCCTGTGAGCAGTCCCAGCTGGGTGAAACAAGAACCaagaaatgaaacaaatgaGTGTGAAAATATGAACTCTGAGGTCCACACTGAAGCTGAACAGGACAACACATTGAGCAATGCCATTTCCA CAACAACTTTATTCGAGTGTATGCCCTCTATTGAGATGCTGACCATCACCAAACTGCAGTGTCTGCTGGATAACAAACAGGAGAAGATTGAAGCGCTGGAGAAACAGGTGCAGGATCTGCAGGAAGATCGCATGTTCCTCCGTACACAGATCGGGAACCTCACCAACGTTCTCTCTTCTCGTTTCTGTGAATGCACAATGAAAGTTCAAGAAAAGTAA